CGATGCCCTGGTCTACAAGGCCCAGGTGCAGCTACGGAAGAATGATGCCAGGGGCGCTGTTGATTCCCTCCAAACTGCGCTGAAGAACGATCCCGACAACGCCGTCGCGCACTACCAGTTAGGGAACGCTTTCGCGCAACAGAATAATGCCACTCAGGCCGAGTCGGAGTGGCGCGAAGCGGTTCGGCTCCGTCCGGATATGACGGACGCGCAGCGTGCCCTGGCGGGAATGGCTTTGCGGCGCGGCGATATCGACGCGGTGCTACAGGCTGGGCAGCAAATTGTTACCACCCAGCCCTATTCGCCGGACGGCTTCCTGCTCAAGGGCATCGCCGAAGTCGCCCGTCAGAGATACGCCGACGCCGAGCAGGACGCCCAGCAAGCCCTGCAACGGGCGCCGCAGAGTCCCGCCCCTTATGTCCAGTTAGGAAATGTCCAACTGGCCCAGAAGCACTTCCCCGAGGCCGAAAAGTTCTACCAGCAGGCGCTCGACAAAGACCCGTCGTCGGCCGACGCCCTCAGCGGCCTCATGAATACTTACTTCGCAGAAAAGCAGTATGACAAAGCCATCGCCGCAGCCAACGCGCAGATTGCCAAGTCCCCGACGACTGCGAACTTCTACGATCTTCTCGGCACCGCGCTTTTCAACGGCAAGAAGGATCTTCCCGGCGCCGAAGCCGCGCTCCGCAAAGCAATAGAACTCGACAAGAACAACACCGACGCACTGGAAAAGCTGGGCAAGGTGCAGGTTCAGCAAGGTTCCGCCGATCAGGCGCTCGCGCTCTACCTGCAATCCCTCAAGGACAATCCCCGGGAAGCCTCTTTATACATTCTTTGCGGCGAACTGTATGAAGCCAGGAAAGACTGGGATCACGCGAAAGCCATGTATCAGCAGGCGCTCAGCATCGCCCCGGATCATCCTCTCGCATCCAACAATTTGGCCTATGTGATGCTCGAGCAGGGCGGCAACGTCGATGTAGCCATGGGCCTGGCGCAAACCGCGCGCCGCGGCATGCCGGATTCTGCCAACGCCGCCGATACTTTAGGCTGGGCCTACTATCAGAAAGGCATCTATCAATCCGCCATCAACCAGTTCCAGGAAGCCCTCCGGCTGGGCGAAAAACACGGCGAACCTGACGATGCCGATCTTCACTACCACCTCGGCCTCGCTTATGAAAAGGACAATAAGTCCTCGCTGGCGCGCCAGCAATTGGAGAAGGCGGTCAAGCTGCGTCCCGATCACGCCGAAGCCCGCAAAGCTCTGTCCGATCTCCGCAGCTAGCAACAGCTCATACGGCGACGGGCCGCCTCGGCCGTCCCGCGACGGGCGAAGCCCGAGCGATGAACACGCCAAAACCAACCATAGCCAATCCGACCACCAAAGATAAAACCCCGCCTCGCGGCGGGGTTTCATTTTCCAGCATCTAGTGAAACGCTTAGACCGTCAGCTTGCGGCGAAGCACTCCCGCCAAACCGATTAATCCGGTTCCGAGCAGGGTCAAGGAACCCGGTTCGGGAACTACCATGTTGGTGTCACCGCTTGAAATAGTGGTGCTGCCGTTGAAGAAGCCCTTGCCGGTGTTGATCGTTAACTGCACGGTCACACCCATAATCGAGGCTCCGGCTGCATTCCAACCGGACAAAGCGCCGGTTAGGGTATAGTTATGGGTTCCGTTGGCCAGAGTTACGAGCGTCCAGGTTACGGGCCCCGAAAAAGTTCCCGAGAATAGACTTCCGTTCGGAATTCCGTTGCTGCCATTGCCAGTGATGGTGAACGATCCGCCACCCGCGAACGTGCCTCCCATTTGCAGAGATCCGCTGGTGAGCGCTCCGGTTGAGAAGGTGACGCTGCCCAGGTCAGTGCCCGTGATCAGCCCGCCCCCATTCAGCCCATTGACTGCAACCAGAACGGATCCGCTCAGCGTAAGACCGCTGCTCGTGCCCGACAAGGTGCCGCCACTGTTGGTGTAATCGATACCGCTACCGGCAAAAGCAGCCATCGGCAGGGCCAGTGCCAAGACAGCCAGTAATAGAGTTTTCTTCATGCACATTTCTCCTAGGAGTTACTTCGCCCGAGTCCGAAGACGAACGACGCGTGGCTCGCGCCTTAATGAGGGAGAGATTAAGGCACTGCCCCCAATTTGCACCTCGAGTACCAAAGTGTCAATTCTAGTAAGCCTCAGTAGAATAAAGACTTGTGGGCGATTTGGAAGGTTCTGCTCGAGGTGAAGGTGAAAACATCTGCGCAACATCGCAAGAAATCTTTTGGGGAAGCCCCGTCTAGTCTGGCCAGCAGCGCGTGATCGCGATCACAGTTCTACGAGGGGAGCGCAGGAATCTGAATTATGAAAACGGGTCGGCCACAGTCACGCCGAAATATTCCTGTCCCGGATTGAAATCTTCAGACCAGATTTTTTCACATCCCGCGCGCTCGGCAGCGGCCACGATCATGCCGTCGTAGAAGTGGATGCCGTAAGCGGCGTGCGCCTCAACCGCGCGCCGCACCATGTCGCCATCCGGAACCACCACTGAGATTGGACCGAGGACATCGACGATCCTCTTGACTTCGTCGGGAGTCTTCGTCGGCGAAACCTTGTGCAGCAGCACAGATGCGAATTCGGCCAGCACCTGCGCGGAAATCACCAACTCGCCCAAGA
Above is a window of Candidatus Sulfotelmatobacter sp. DNA encoding:
- a CDS encoding tetratricopeptide repeat protein, whose product is MSCATSVRLLLTCSLLAMFVTGCSRDPNARKQKYFDSGEKYYAEGKYREAAIQYSNALQIDSRFAQAHYKLGETYLKLHDWQRSAQELSRSVELFPDNYTARVDLANLLISGRQLNYAQPHLDALREKQPDNPDTHEAWANFYAAQDNLPAAIQEMEQAIKSDPYRSESYLLLAIFEMRVHQPDKAEGLFKKATEVDPKAMNAQLALGGFFQSSNRLPEAEQQYRRAITVDPKSPDPRAALVRLLMQEGKKDEIESFLRQTKKDLAGNPEGYRMLGDFYFATGDLDKAIVEYGSLYTDHPKDNTIKKNYIQILILKNRLDEAAKLNDEILKSNSHDVDALVYKAQVQLRKNDARGAVDSLQTALKNDPDNAVAHYQLGNAFAQQNNATQAESEWREAVRLRPDMTDAQRALAGMALRRGDIDAVLQAGQQIVTTQPYSPDGFLLKGIAEVARQRYADAEQDAQQALQRAPQSPAPYVQLGNVQLAQKHFPEAEKFYQQALDKDPSSADALSGLMNTYFAEKQYDKAIAAANAQIAKSPTTANFYDLLGTALFNGKKDLPGAEAALRKAIELDKNNTDALEKLGKVQVQQGSADQALALYLQSLKDNPREASLYILCGELYEARKDWDHAKAMYQQALSIAPDHPLASNNLAYVMLEQGGNVDVAMGLAQTARRGMPDSANAADTLGWAYYQKGIYQSAINQFQEALRLGEKHGEPDDADLHYHLGLAYEKDNKSSLARQQLEKAVKLRPDHAEARKALSDLRS
- a CDS encoding PEP-CTERM sorting domain-containing protein, with translation MKKTLLLAVLALALPMAAFAGSGIDYTNSGGTLSGTSSGLTLSGSVLVAVNGLNGGGLITGTDLGSVTFSTGALTSGSLQMGGTFAGGGSFTITGNGSNGIPNGSLFSGTFSGPVTWTLVTLANGTHNYTLTGALSGWNAAGASIMGVTVQLTINTGKGFFNGSTTISSGDTNMVVPEPGSLTLLGTGLIGLAGVLRRKLTV
- a CDS encoding PIN domain-containing protein, which encodes MSSRDFLDTNILLCAYSPVDSRKQKIADELVTRAVLGELVISAQVLAEFASVLLHKVSPTKTPDEVKRIVDVLGPISVVVPDGDMVRRAVEAHAAYGIHFYDGMIVAAAERAGCEKIWSEDFNPGQEYFGVTVADPFS